A single region of the Brassica rapa cultivar Chiifu-401-42 chromosome A03, CAAS_Brap_v3.01, whole genome shotgun sequence genome encodes:
- the LOC103861615 gene encoding putative GATA transcription factor 22 gives MGSNFRYTIDLNEDHQNHQPFFSSFGSSIHQNHDHQQNVYHHQALSNPTFSSSSLASPSLSYLPFLINSHQDQVHVGYNNHTFHGFLDPHISQPLETKKFVYDGGSSSSDQMTPEKETRLKLTIRKNDNHHDQTDLPQYPTKVETESNSLKWMSSKVRFMKRKTMITPTDNNKQYVKNDQSLNVSNLEEDHLNKISKNHYNMIANENGYNGSNNCVTRICSDCNTTKTPLWRSGPRGPKSLCNACGIRQRKARRAAMAASGATTTSDVSPPLLKKKIQNKNKRSNKVGSLSSPLASKVHKYKSMTTSVAEAVPMMEGAGGAGAITGALETQGKSTMSSSSTSSSSNKCYFDELAIILSKSSAYQQVFPQDEKEAAILLMALSYGMVHG, from the exons ATGGGTTCAAATTTTCGTTACACTATAGATCTCAATGAAGATCATCAAAACCATCAaccttttttctcttcttttggaTCCTCTATTCATCAAAATCATGATCATCAACAAAATGTTTACCATCACCAAGCTCTATCTAATCCCACtttttcatcatcttctttagCTTCACCATCTCTTTCCTACCTCCCTTTCTTGATCAACTCTCACCAAGATCAAGTACATGTTGGGTATAACAACCATACTTTTCATGGCTTTCTTGATCCTCATATCTCCCAGCCCCTTGag ACCAAAAAGTTTGTATATGATGGTGGATCATCATCAAGCGATCAAATGACGCCAGAGAAGGAGACACGACTTAAATTGACGATAAGGAAGAATGATAATCATCATGACCAAACCGATCTTCCTCAATATCCGACAAAAGTCGAGACAGAAAGTAATTCGCTCAAGTGGATGTCTTCGAAGGTGAGATTTATGAAGAGAAAGACGATGATCACCCCCACCGACAACAACAAACAATACGTTAAGAACGACCAGTCCTTGAACGTTAGCAATCTCGAAGAAGATCATCTCAATAAGATTTCGAAAAATCATTACAATATGATTGCGAACGAGAATGGTTATAACGGAAGCAACAACTGCGTAACTAGGATTTGCTCCGATTGTAACACGACCAAAACTCCTCTTTGGAGAAGTGGCCCGAGAGGTCCCAAG TCTCTTTGTAACGCATGTGGGATAAGGCAAAGGAAAGCGAGACGGGCTGCTATGGCCGCTTCAGGCGCAACCACAACCTCTGACGTGTCACCGCCGCTcctgaagaagaagattcaaAACAAGAACAAGAGATCAAATAAAGTTGGTAGTCTCTCTTCTCCTTTGGCTTCAAAGGTACATAAATATAAGAGTATGACCACATCTGTGGCGGAGGCGGTGCCGATGATGGAGGGCGCGGGCGGCGCGGGCGCAATAACCGGGGCTTTGGAGACTCAAGGCAAATCCACAATGTCGTCTTCTTCAACATCTTCCTCCTCAAACAAGTGTTATTTTGATGAGCTAGCCATAATCTTGAGCAAAAGCTCAGCTTATCAGCAAGTTTTTCCTCAAGATGAGAAGGAGGCTGCCATTTTACTAATGGCTCTGTCGTACGGAATGGTACACGGGTGA